GTAGTTGTCCTAAACTTCGTGCTAATAATAAATAAAGTATAATATCTTTTTTAGTGCTTTGTACTAATGTAGGTAAAAGCGATATAGCTGGAGTGCCAACTATAGTTAATGCAGACATTAAATAAAGGCTAGCTATTTGTTTAGAAGATAAATTTTTATCTAAATTTTTTGCATATATCTCCTTCTTGGTAAGAGTAGCTAAGCGTGGAAGGAATAATATAAATATAATAGATAAACTATAACCGATAAGATTTGCTATTAAGTAACTAGTATTAGATATAATATCATATAGAAACACGCCAATACTCATACCAAATACAATATGACAAGCAAATATTATGGTATCTATAACTACAGCTGCACCAATATCTTCTTCTTCAAGTAGAGCTTTTGTGTAATGATTAATGCTAGGTATTAATATACCAGCAGCAAATGATGCTGTAATGCCAGAAAATTGCAGAATAGTTGCTGAGCTATAAAATATACCATACCAGGGAATTAATAAGCCAATCGCGCCAATTACTTCAGCAATAATCAAACAATATTTTACTTCCATGTAAGATAGCATATGTTTGCCAAGTATGCTTCCAATGAAACCAGGTGTTATTGATAGCATAAATGCTAAAGTAAAAGAGGAGGGGTTTGCATTTAACTTAATAAGTTCGCCAAAAACCATAACAGAGGTTAGACCGGCGCCTATGGAGCTGAAAATAAATGCTAATATAAGAGTTCTTAACCAAGAATATTTATATATAGACTTTCATAATATTGAAAACATATTAACTAATCCCTTTTTTTTTACTTGTTCTTTATATTTCAAACTATAATTAAGACAAGTTATTCACTATCAAGAGACATTAACAAATAATTTTAATTATGTAAAGTGTCAGTTTTTTGTATGTTTTAATTATATAACTAAGAATAGTTTATGTATTAATGTAAAGATAGTTATTATAAATATAGTAATTAGAATTTTATTGTAAGTTACGGTCTTTTGGAAGATATGTACTAAATATAAAGTTTATCTCCTTTGCTAGATCAACCCGATAAGCTATTGGAAGAGGCTATAACAAGAAATGCTATTATTACGAGTATAGTAAAATATTACGACAGAAATCACTAATAACATTTAAAGTAAAGGCGGTAAAGTTTATTGCTGTTTAGTTATAAGTAAAAAGGGATGATAGCAGAATTAGCTAAAGATTTTTTAAAAATTAAAGCAAGGTCTATTATTTTCTTATTATTTTGTGTTCTAGTTATTTAACTTTTATTATCCAATTCTTTCTTGATTTTGAAAATTAGTTATGTTTAATTATTCACTTTATTATCGTTAGCGTTATAATATATTATTTATAACTTGAATATGTTACAATTTGTATTGTTAACATCAGATTAAGAGGTTATTATGTATAATATCAAGTTTAAATTACCGGATTTAGGTGTTTATAAACCCTTAGCTGTAATAGGTATGATTTTATGTCTAGTTTCGTTTAGAGGGGCTGATGATATACATGGTTATATGCTAAATTTTATGGCTGGTTTTTTTATTATTTTTGCTACTTTTAAACTTTTTGATTTGAATGCCTTTCAAAACGCTTTTTCTAAATATGATATTGTAGCTGAAAAATATCCATTGTATGGTTATTTTTATCCTTTTATTGAGTTGATTTTAGGATTAGCATTTTTATATCGTTTTTTAATAACTGTTGCACTTTTTCTAGTGCTTGTAATTATGTCTATAGGATGTGTTGGTGTTATTAAGGCGCTTGTTAAAGGAGAAAAATTAACCTTGTTTGTTTAGGGTTAACGTTTAATCTACCTATGTCTAAAATTACTGTTTTTGAAAATGTTACTATGATTATAATGTCGGTATTTATGTTGTTTTTCGTTTAAGATAGCTATCAGTGCAAGTTGGTTTTATATTATAATTAACTTGCACTGATAGATATAACAATTGGTTAGTATTTCGTTATATTTTAGTAAATAGTCCATTTATCTATACATTAGTGTTCATTAATGTTTGTCGTGTAATTGATTAATATATTAAGTGGGGGTTGTTGTTATATTTGAGCTTATAAGTTATTAATATTAGAGGATAACTTATAATTAATTTTATTTATGTAGTTGCTGTTATGCGGTATCAGGGTGATCTATATTCAACGTATTTAGTTAAAATGTGAATAGAATAAAATATTAACAGTTTAATTACACCTTTATAAGATCTCTTGTTAAACTATATGAAGTAATGTAATAATTATTTTCTTACTACTATTATGGAGTTTATAATGTTTAAAGGTGCAATAACGGCTTTAGTAACGCCTTTCACCAGTGATAATAAAATAGATGAAGAGGCTTTTAGAAATTTAGTAGAATGGCAAATTAGTGAGTCGATACATGGGCTGGTTCCCTGCGGTACTACTGGAGAGTCACCAACTTTGTCTCATGACGAGCATAAAAGGGTGATAGAACTATGCGTAAAACAAACAAAAGGAAGAGTGCCCGTCATAGCTGGTGCTGGATCAAATAGTACTTGTGAAGCGATAGAATTAGCAGAACATGCACAAAAAGCCGGCGCTGATGCTATATTAGTAGTTAGTCCTTATTATAATAAACCTAGTCAAAAAGGACTATTTGAACATTATAAAAAAATAGCAAAATCTGTACAAGTTCCCTTAATTATTTATAATATTCCAGGTAGATCAGTAATAGATGTTGTTCCTGAGACTATCGCCGCACTGCGAAATGAATGTAATAATATTATAGGAGTTAAAGATGCTACTTGCGAGGTTGCTAGGGTAACAAGACACAGAGAGATGTGTGGTAAAGATTTTTTACAGTTTTCAGGGGATGATTCTACTTCTTTAGGATTTAATGCGCATGGAGGCTGTGGTTGTATATCTGTAACTTCAAATATTGCTCC
The Bartonella sp. DGB1 genome window above contains:
- the dapA gene encoding 4-hydroxy-tetrahydrodipicolinate synthase, which encodes MFKGAITALVTPFTSDNKIDEEAFRNLVEWQISESIHGLVPCGTTGESPTLSHDEHKRVIELCVKQTKGRVPVIAGAGSNSTCEAIELAEHAQKAGADAILVVSPYYNKPSQKGLFEHYKKIAKSVQVPLIIYNIPGRSVIDVVPETIAALRNECNNIIGVKDATCEVARVTRHREMCGKDFLQFSGDDSTSLGFNAHGGCGCISVTSNIAPKLCATLQQACLDGDYHKAREIHDKLAELDRILFIEPNPTGVKYALSKLGRIKPFVRSPLYEIEDALKVTIDAALIKAGLL
- a CDS encoding MFS transporter; the encoded protein is MYKYSWLRTLILAFIFSSIGAGLTSVMVFGELIKLNANPSSFTLAFMLSITPGFIGSILGKHMLSYMEVKYCLIIAEVIGAIGLLIPWYGIFYSSATILQFSGITASFAAGILIPSINHYTKALLEEEDIGAAVVIDTIIFACHIVFGMSIGVFLYDIISNTSYLIANLIGYSLSIIFILFLPRLATLTKKEIYAKNLDKNLSSKQIASLYLMSALTIVGTPAISLLPTLVQSTKKDIILYLLLARSLGQLLGPFVVKEERYKNQTSLFIITCMAAFIICYLFIPLTTSLIILLLLFFFCSYFF
- a CDS encoding MauE/DoxX family redox-associated membrane protein, with the translated sequence MYNIKFKLPDLGVYKPLAVIGMILCLVSFRGADDIHGYMLNFMAGFFIIFATFKLFDLNAFQNAFSKYDIVAEKYPLYGYFYPFIELILGLAFLYRFLITVALFLVLVIMSIGCVGVIKALVKGEKLTLFV